A segment of the Trifolium pratense cultivar HEN17-A07 linkage group LG7, ARS_RC_1.1, whole genome shotgun sequence genome:
GTTTCAATTCACTTTGCAATCGCCCATGGGTACCAAGTTGAGATGAAAAGCAAACTAATTGCAGCATCTAAGATGTCATTTAGCTTATACTGATCAATTTGTGGACTTCATAATCCTAGAGAATATTGATAAATGATAATGGTTAGATggcatttttcaaaaatatcgCTAGATATAGAAAAACTATGAAATAAATACATCTAACATTAAACCAGTCCAATAAAATTAGAGTAAATCTTCAATTAAGAATTTCAAGTACAATTTTCTCTTGTTTAGTCTTTAAAGTATATGAAAGGCACTGAGGCAGAAATATGTGGTCctaattttataaatatcacaATCAGATAATTATTTTACCTAATGAAAAATACAGTAATAATAGGTCGTTTTTACTTTTCTCTCTTATATATGAtggaaaattataaattatttttcaaaagctcCTATATAGTTTTCACCATtgtttgtattttgattatttctTAAAGCTGATATAAATGAATAAAGAACCCAAAAATGAGATTATTTCTTTTCAGAAAGCTTTTCTGTAAAATGATCTGAAAGAACACAAATGCCGAGATGCTCGTCATCAGCAATTATTGTAAAAATACCCGATCAAAGGTACAAAAACAGGCATATTCCTAACACAACTAACATTCAGTTTCAAAATGAGGTTAGCGAAGATGCAAGAATCGCGGAATTCACACTCACATATATAACTAATATTCTCGTATATATTCTCCCAAGCAACACAAGGTTTTCAAACAATACAAGTAACAAACAGACCTAGTCTTGGGGAATATCAGTCTCCTTTTGGAGATACCGAAATAACTGAGGAATTGTATATGAAGGTTTGTCCCAcgatttgatacataattttgcCACAGCTAGAAGACTTTTAAGCTCCGTACAGTCATAATTGTTTCCAAGATCAGGGTCTAACATCTTATCTATTGAACTGAAAAATCGGGATTCTTGAATCCATTCAATTAAATCAGAACCTTCCATCTCTGAAGACTGACCGGTGACTAGTTCCAGTATGAGAACTCCAAGTTGGAATATAATCTTGGAACTTTCCTGTCCTGTGCTATCTGAAATGGATGAGGCCAGTCAGCACAAGGTGCTTCAATTTTGTATTTTGCTTCACAAGTAGTTTACTAAGAGAAGTTACCTTGGGAGTATGGTGGTATCAATACAGAACTTCCACCAGTAAGAAGGCCAAAATCAGATAGCTGTAACAACATAAGGAAATCTCATTTGATTCTATTTCTAAATAATATTGCTTTATTTGCCTTTGGCAATATCAATCAGATATGATACATTAAATTACAGTGAGAAAGGGAACTATGTCCTTACTTTTGGGGTGAAGTTCTCATCTAACATAATATTGCTAGAGCTGATAGAGACATGACTTATCGGTGGTTCACTGAAAAGAAACAAGTACTCCTGCATTTAGAATCCAAATATGTCAGAAAAGGCCAAAATCAATTAAACATGATTGGCAAGTTTTGGAAGGTACAGATCAACTTCAAAATGACAGCAAATACAAATTGTGTTTTGACACAAGCTAACTTTTAAATTCATCTATGACAATGAACTAATTTCCCTCATTCGTTTTGCCAAATTTGCCGAgcaatttttctttcaaacaaGGGCCTAACATGAGCATGTGTCAAGTTAGCAGGGATTTTTCCACATCCATAATCAATTTTGGAGACTTGAAATTTCAGggttttcaaattcaaattaatttcaatagtaaaaataaaataagaatgcAGCATAAAGTTGAAAATATCAGGTATCTTTTGTTTGGACTTTGCGCCTGCTTTAATTTACGGAGCTTACCAGTGCAGCCACAACACCATTAGCAATCTGCAACCTCGTCCTCCAATTTAAGGGAGTCTTCAAGGGGTCTGTCAGCATCcaatcatcaaaacaaaataaaaatattgcaaAACACATTAAGATGCTAATCTaaacttttgtttttcctttca
Coding sequences within it:
- the LOC123897815 gene encoding probable receptor-like protein kinase At1g49730, with translation MDPLIRKLRRYLLQWLHRSRSGSVFFVRRISYKEVRKATDCFQRIVYSNSEVSAYAANFGDGGVCLVKEVKEFDRGNDENFHRQVQLLGRLHHRHLLSLKGFSLGHNRKSKRLLIFDNIENGSLKEHLNDPLKTPLNWRTRLQIANGVVAALEYLFLFSEPPISHVSISSSNIMLDENFTPKLSDFGLLTGGSSVLIPPYSQDSTGQESSKIIFQLGVLILELVTGQSSEMEGSDLIEWIQESRFFSSIDKMLDPDLGNNYDCTELKSLLAVAKLCIKSWDKPSYTIPQLFRYLQKETDIPQD